In the Bacteroidia bacterium genome, GGTATAGTTTTAACCTCTTTTCCTGTTAAATCAATAATCATTAATTCTGTTCCCAAAACATCTATTTTTGAATTAATTTCTATTGTAACTGTTGATCTAAAAGGGTTTGGATATAAAGTAATAATATTATTATTAATAAAGTTCGACATAATATTGGTTCCCAAAGGCTGTGATTTAAAATGTAATTCATCAATAATTAAGCTTGAGCCAACAAAGGACAATAAAGTATCTTGCCAATTTGATGAATAAATGCTAATAATTGTAGAATCAGGCGCTTGTGGTAAGCTAAATGGAAATTCTATATATTGATATGATGATGAAGCAAAAAGCTCGATGCTGTTTCCCCAGAAATTTATATGGTTGTTTTTGAAATTCAATTGTACAATTGCAGTATCACTTCCTGATGGAAAATACTTATAAAAAAAGGTGAGAGTGTCTATTTGATTTGAATATGGATAACCACCCTGTTGATTACAGTTTCCATTACAGTTATTTGGATAATAGCCGGTAGATATTCTACCTGATCGTGCAACAGGTTGGCTATTTTGATTACCTAAATAAGTCTGAAGTTCAATAGCATAAGATCCTGAATTAGCATCGTTAGTTTTAGCCAGCCCCTCACCAATTTCTGTTTCGGTATACCAGCTATCAGGAACTTCAAAAGTTTGATTCTGCCACAATTCAAAGTCACCGTTCATTTGAATAGGTTGACTTGTAATTCCTTTCAGTGAAACACTATCAAGAATTAAAGTACTTCCAGCTGGTCCACCTGGACCTTGCTGCTGTGCATTATTCAAATTACAAGAAAGAGCCGCAATAATAAATGAATCAGGAATTTGTGAAAGTGGTGGGTTAAATGTAAAATCAAATAATGTATAACTGCTTTGAATTCCATTTAGGAGATAAATATATGAACCAATATTAACACCTGCCTTGCTAAATGTTACAATAAATGTGGCAGAGTCTGTATTAGCAACATTATATTTATAATAACCTCTGATTCCATTTGGTTTTTCGCTAATTGGTATACCTCCAACCCAAGATGAAGGATCTCCATCAGGACTATCGTTCACAAAATAAGCAACAGAAGTATCTGTAGAATTTGCGTTGGTTGTAAGTTGAACAGCGTAATTTCCATGATATGCATCAGTTGTTTTAGTAACATTAAATGGAAGATTAAACCTGAAAAAATTCTGAGCATTTGAATTAACGGGATAATATAATGGAGCTTCGCTAATACCAGATTGCCATAATTCAAAATCTCCATTAGGTATCGAATTTTGAGAACATACTGATAATGTTAATAGAACAAAGCTTAAAAGAAGTAACTGTTTTTTCATATTTGTTTAAATATTAAGATTTAAGCAAATATATAACTTTTTATATTATTGTTAAAAAACTACTTTGAAAAAGATTAAATATAAAAATCTGTAGAGTCAATAAGATTTGATTTAATCGCAAACAGAACTAACTCTGATGAATTTTTTACACCAAGTTTTTTAAGAATATTTTTTCTGTAAGTATTTACAGTATGAATACTTATAAACAGTTTTTCAGCTATTACTTTTGCTGTTTTTCCTTCGGCTACCAGTTTAACAATCTCTGTTTCGCGCTTTGTTAATTCTTTTATATTTATTGATGACTTTGTTGTTATTTTTTTGTTGGTTAACGCTTTATGCAAACATTCAATTACTGTTTCGCAAAAAGATTTACCATTATTTGATATTACGGTAATTGCTCTGACAAAATCAACTTTCTTGCAATTTTTTAAATGATAGGCTTTTACACTGTTATATTCCAATGAAAAAAGAACATCTTCTTCATTATATTTATCTTGAAAAATAAACAAATTTGTGTCAGGAGAAATTTTTTCTATTAAACCAATATCACTAATTTTTAATCCCGCTATTTGTTCAATATCAATAATTAAAATTTCGGGTGTTAAACTCTCTAATTTTTCAAATAAGGTAATTTTATTTTCAGCTTCTTCAATAATTCTAATATTGTTAAACTGACTAAGAATTGATTTTATTCCCTCAATTGTAACTGGTTGCGAATCGGCTATTAAAATCTTCACCTAAAATTTTTTTATCAAATATATAACGATAAAACGTAAGATAAAACAATACAAATTTGTGATTTGAAATTAGTCCTATTTATTACTCTACTTATTTAACTTCATCTTTGTTTATGTTTGTAGTGTTAAATAACATGGAAACAGTATAATGCCTGTTGGCATTAGAAAATTAAGAAAATTTGAGAGATTGAAACATCAGAAAGATGAGAAATCCTATAATATGTTTCAACATTATTTCTATATTTAACTCCCAAAATAAAATACGCTTTAAAACATGGAATACAAAATCTTAAAACTTGAAATTAAAGACAATATCGCAATTGTTACCATTAGTCGTCCTCAGGCAATGAATGCTTTAAATTCTGACTTTTTTAAAGAAATGGAAGCAATGCAAACACAAATTTCAAATATGAATGAAGTGCGTGCATTGATTATTACCGGCGACGGAAAGGCCTTTGTTGCAGGAGCTGATATTTCAGAAATGTCTGATATGAATTCACAACAAGGAAAAGATTTTTCAAAAATCGGACAAAAAGTTTTTGATGGTTTTGGAAAAATGTCAATACCTGTAATTGCTGCTGTTAATGGCTTTGCGCTTGGTGGCGGATGTGAATTAGCTATGGGTTGTGATATTCGTATTGCAAGCACTTTTGCTAAATTCGGTCAGCCGGAGGTAAATCTTGGATTAATCCCAGGCTATGCAGGAACACAGCGTTTACCTAGATTAGTTGGTTTATCAAATGCTCTTTATTTATTAATGACCGCTGATATGATTAATGCAGAAGAAGCATTTAGAATAGGGCTTGTTCAAAAAGTGGTTGAACCAGATAAATTAATGGAAGAAGCTATAACAGTAGCAAACAAAATCGCTGCAAAAGGTAAAATTGCTATTAAAATGGTAAAACAAACTACCATTATGGGCATGAAAACTGATTTTGATTCAGCTCAAAACAATGAAGCAGTTGAATTTGGAAACCTCTTTGGTAATGGCGAATCAGGAGAAGGGATGAAAGCATTTCTTGAAAAAAGAAAACCAAGTTGGTAAAATAACAAATTCCAAATAACAAGCCCCAAATTCAAAGAAATGTTTGGGTATTTAATTTTGAAAATTGGAATTTATTTAAAATAAATAATTATTAATTAAACCAAATGAATATGAATTATGTTGAGAAATTTCAAAATGTAAGCGTATTAGGAGCTGCCGGCAAAATGGGTAGCGGAATACTTTTACTTACAGCCATAGAGATGGCAGACATGAGCCTTAAACCTGAAAATAAAGACAAACTTTTTATTTTGTATGCTGTTGATATCAA is a window encoding:
- a CDS encoding response regulator transcription factor; protein product: MKILIADSQPVTIEGIKSILSQFNNIRIIEEAENKITLFEKLESLTPEILIIDIEQIAGLKISDIGLIEKISPDTNLFIFQDKYNEEDVLFSLEYNSVKAYHLKNCKKVDFVRAITVISNNGKSFCETVIECLHKALTNKKITTKSSINIKELTKRETEIVKLVAEGKTAKVIAEKLFISIHTVNTYRKNILKKLGVKNSSELVLFAIKSNLIDSTDFYI
- a CDS encoding enoyl-CoA hydratase/isomerase family protein; its protein translation is MEYKILKLEIKDNIAIVTISRPQAMNALNSDFFKEMEAMQTQISNMNEVRALIITGDGKAFVAGADISEMSDMNSQQGKDFSKIGQKVFDGFGKMSIPVIAAVNGFALGGGCELAMGCDIRIASTFAKFGQPEVNLGLIPGYAGTQRLPRLVGLSNALYLLMTADMINAEEAFRIGLVQKVVEPDKLMEEAITVANKIAAKGKIAIKMVKQTTIMGMKTDFDSAQNNEAVEFGNLFGNGESGEGMKAFLEKRKPSW
- a CDS encoding T9SS type A sorting domain-containing protein, giving the protein MKKQLLLLSFVLLTLSVCSQNSIPNGDFELWQSGISEAPLYYPVNSNAQNFFRFNLPFNVTKTTDAYHGNYAVQLTTNANSTDTSVAYFVNDSPDGDPSSWVGGIPISEKPNGIRGYYKYNVANTDSATFIVTFSKAGVNIGSYIYLLNGIQSSYTLFDFTFNPPLSQIPDSFIIAALSCNLNNAQQQGPGGPAGSTLILDSVSLKGITSQPIQMNGDFELWQNQTFEVPDSWYTETEIGEGLAKTNDANSGSYAIELQTYLGNQNSQPVARSGRISTGYYPNNCNGNCNQQGGYPYSNQIDTLTFFYKYFPSGSDTAIVQLNFKNNHINFWGNSIELFASSSYQYIEFPFSLPQAPDSTIISIYSSNWQDTLLSFVGSSLIIDELHFKSQPLGTNIMSNFINNNIITLYPNPFRSTVTIEINSKIDVLGTELMIIDLTGKEVKTIPVDKYKIIVNKDELKSGLYLYELRKSNKTLNSGKFIIE